TGAATGTGGGTCTTGCAAGTAGAAACATATAACTAGAATTTAAAATCATAAACCTAACTAGATGGGTAGCTAGCGAGTGTCAATCACATTAATTAGAAGCAACCAATAACGATATGTATAACTTGTTGCGGCCGCTGCCGATTATAATTGTGCATTCCACACGTGGCACTGTGTTTGCCAATTGATATATAGATTCACCAGATATCCACGCATCCATCACCATCCAAACGTAAGGGATGACCAGATCCAGGTCAAGATCCAGATCCAACCACGTGTCTTTTAttccaaataaaaattaaataacaaaaaattaacAATACTAAGTGCACGCACGCacggatggatggatggatggtcGTGGCATGGCGCAAGATCAGCCATAAGCTGTTCAATTATTTATTCCTCAGAAGAGAATTCTCAGCCGATTTCAACATAACAGTCGCAAAAACAACAATATTATTGaacacccatatatatatatatatatatgcatatatatatcttcatttttccttttattccATCCCTTATATACCTcaccttcttcttccttctttctgcAGATTAATTATTTGCATTTTACTGTCTCTCTATCATCTCTACTGCTTCATTTTTCACTTAAgtaattcttttcattttctatatatatatatagtaccatTGGTTTCTTTCTTctggaaaagaaaaatcattagctaGGATCTGCAACTGGATATTTAATATcgttaatttgattaattaaggGTTGTTTGCATGCAGAGAGAAGAGATGGGTAGCGCCTATGAGCAAGCCATTTCCGGACTTAAGAAACTTCTCAGGTacagtcttattattattattattattattattattattattattattattattatttggcatATAACTCGGCCTCTGTTATTAGAAATTTATTAATGAAAAATTCTTGCAGAAGTTTTTAAATGGcgaatgtgtgtgtgtgagtggcAGTGAGAAGAAAGAGCTGGAAGGAGTTGCAACAGCAAAAATAGCGCAAATAACAGCGGAACTTCAGACTGCGGATAGCAAATCGTTCAATGCAGTGGAGAGATTTAAGACTGGGTTCACTCACTTTAAGTCCCAGAAATATGAGTAAGTTTTCACTAATTTctctattttattaattattgcttcaatttttttttaaaaaaaaaagacaaaatatttttatgttaacgATGACCACCATCATcatcaaaataattatatatatataaattaaaaaaaatatatatatatatatatatattttaattttaatttcaatttgtgcTACAGAAAGAATCCAGCGTTGTTTGGAGAACTCTCCAAGGGACAGAGCCCTAAGGTACGTACAATTCATATGCATGCATGCTACCGCCTAAATTactgatcttttaattttataattaattaattaaaccatTCGACTTCAGAAGCTGTAACTTAAGACTTATAATTTTGATCTCTATCTATAAAATGAGAATTAAAATTAATGAAGTTTCTGCAACCTAGCTAGATGGTAAGATAAAATTGATCATATCGAAAATTACCCTAAGATCACGGGTTCGATTCCCTTTTTGAGGCATTTGGTGTTGTATCATAGTGTTTAAAGTGGCGCGATGATGGCTAGAATCTTCaactacaataataatagtaatgggtgctgtgaataataatattGTGGGGCAAATGCAGTTTATGGTGTTTGCGTGCTCGGACTCGCGCGTGTGCCCGTCGCACGTGCTGGATTTGCAGCCAGGGGAGGCCTTCGTAGTCCGAAACATTGCCAACATGGTCCCTGCTTATGATCAGGTTGGTTCCGCCCCCATCACTTTTAATTATTTCATTAATTCTTCCCATCTaccatttttattaaaattaataataattttcagcAATAATTAGTGATCTACGTGATTGATGTTTGGAGTCATGTGTccttaccatatatatatattctgactAAATTCTAGTAGTCAAGATACTATTCAAAACACGTTAGGCCAAATTTCTAATGTAGCTCAGAAATTTCTTGCCTCTTCAACTTTtgtatttagaaaatatttcgaGCAGCATAGAATCGGTTTATACCTAGGCCTGAGAAGACCCACTTGGGTTCTGCACATGCCCAAATACTCTGGCAAAATATAAATCAAGGATTTGAACTTCATTGTTAATATTATTCGATCTTACTCCATATTTGGATTGGTCTTTCATTCAGATTTGCATTAGATTTGATATGAAATTCATGTTTTCAAATACAATATTAAAATAAGCATTCTTATTAATTTTATGGCTGCATGACGATTCAGACTAAACACTCTGGAGTTGGTGCTGCCATAGAATACGCAGTTCTGCACCTCAAGGTGaatgaatctctctctctctctctctctctctctctagccaaattttgttttatttaatttcctCGTGCATGGATGCATGCATGCAGGTGAGCTACATAGTGGTGATTGGGCACAGCTGCTGTGGGGGGATAAAGGGCCTCATGTCTTTCCCAGACAATGGATCCGCCTCCACGTAAAATTCTTTCTTCAACTTACCTATCATCCATCTTTAGtattaaaagtaaaaaacaaTATTAATATTGTTTTTGCAAGTATAGagtttaattatatataaaatttatctaGTAATGGTTTTGATGGGTTTGAGGattaatatatatgtatgtatgcagtGAATTCATAGAAAACTGGGTAAAAATCTGCTCCCCTGCCAAAGCCAAGGTCAAGGCCGACTATGGAGATAAACCCTTCCCTGAACAATGCACCCAGTGCGAAAAGGTCGCCACTAACTTACCTCATCCTTACTAATTAGTTGTTTAATTCAGAAAAAAGATTATGATCCATTTGGATTAACGATTTtagttgaaaaaagaaaagaaaagaaataagaaagTCCAGCCGGCCAGCTCAGATCAGGTAGTAAGgacgacttgtgactttggtgaccccaagATCACGAGTTTGATTTTCCCTTGAAGCATTACGCCGACTTTCACCCCTTTCGGATTTAATGCCGCATCACAGTGTCTAAAGTGGCACGATGGTGATTGGAGTCTCAGGGCtataaaaaaaagaagagaaaaaaactcattttttactatattttcctTTTATACTAAATACTATTAACTTTTCATGAGTTAATTGGACTTTTCATAATTTGGATTCGCATGCGAAGGGTATCCTATTCTCGATCGATACCCTAATTAAGAatattgattaataattttaaattaaatattatgaaTTAATGATTGCAGGAGGCAGTGAATGTGTCGCTGGGGAACTTGCTAACTTATCCATTTGTGAGAGATGGGCTGGTGAAGAAGACGCTGGCACTGAAGGGAGGATACTACGATTTCGTTGGGGGAAAGTTTGAGCTGTGGGGGCTTGATTTTGGCCTCACCCCACCTCTCTCCGTATGAACAATTAATTGAACACTACCTACCTCCaacccatgcatgcatgcatgcatccaTATCTTTGGCTGCTCAACCTTCttcattaattaatttcttaACCCTAGCTGCATGCactgttttcttttctttttttttttctttgtaactttttttcttttgtttcagtGTTTCATCTTGTATTGTCCTTACTAATAGTGAACTGTAATTTATGATAAATAAAAGTGATCAGAGTTCCATCGCACAATTTTCACACGAGTGCGTTTTGGTTTTTGATAGGTAAAAGATGTGGCCACGATATTGCACTGGAAGCTCTAGGGAAGATGCATTTGTGTGGCATCGATAATGAAGCTCTCTTCGTTTTAATTATAATCAATGTGTGATTTATATGTTAATATAACATTGAGTGTggtttaattatataatatatataaaatgtcCCCTTTCACAAATTAGTAGCTGATGTTATGTGTGCGTGCATGTTTATCGTTCTTCATTGGAAGTCTTGGTGTTCGATTTGCATGCATGCCCAGATTCCTTAACATGTTTTTTAGCAGCCAATTTCTCAATTACACGCAAGATTCACATAGCCTTAGTCACTTATATAGTTATGTTTCAATCTATCAAATTAAACATGCACCCAAATTCTTTATTGATGAAAATTCCAGACGTTTGAGTGAAGTTGAAACTATTCCAAATGTTCTAATAGGATAATCATATTGCTAGTTAGCTAATTAATTCATCTTATGTTTGGAGACTtcatggatttggatttgtattgaatttgaaaaaggtgtaataaaaaattatattgaaatttctCCAAATTTATcctaatttaaattcaaaaacaaaatccCTGCTCCCAAACACAACTTAAGTGTAATTAGGAGCACAGATTGTCCTTTTTGAATGTGATGAATTTTCCTACAAGAAATTAGCAAATAATTAGCCTCATGTTGATTGCTATATAATGAATTATTTCTCCAATttctcaaacacatgcaagattcGCATAGCCTTAGTATAAGATTTCAAATCACTTACATAGTTATGTTTCGATCTATCAAATTAAACCCACACCCAAATTCTTTATTGACGAAAATTCCAAATGTTCGGGTGAGGTTGAGACTATTCCAAATGTTCTATTTGGATAATCATATTGCTGGTTagctaattaattaatattatgttTGGAGACCTCATGGATTTGGATTTACATTGAATTTGAAAAAGGTGTAATATAGAAttctaaatttaaattcaaaaatcaaaatccaTGCTCCCTGACACAACTTAAGTGTACTTGGGAGTACAAATGGTCTTTTTTGAATGCGATCAATTTTCTTACAAGtaaagaaaaactgaaacatGAAGACCCACTGATATTCTATTGCAATAACAGAGTCGTGAACACTACATGCGTAAGGATGATGCAATCAGGGGTATTTAAACAAGATAAGAGATTTCTTAAATCCCATGAAATCTAAGACAATATGAATCCCATTGATTCTAAAATATTTACAGATTTTATTAGGAGTCCATAAAATCTGTTTTGTTGACATATATGCTCCTTTTGAATCAATAGGCTTTAATTTGTTAGCATATGTGATCCTCAGACAATTAACTTTGGATTTTTACGCTCCTTAGTCTTTATTGTGATGATTTTTCTTCAATCTTCGTCATTTAAATCTGCAACGGACAAatgtaaccgtcgacggtttacttcgaaattattttttgtttgaaaCCGTTGATGTTATTAGTCTCATTGAGTGTGCTGAGCTGTGATGCATTGTTAACAACAAGAAATTAACAAATAATTGGCTTCATTTTGATTGCTATATAATGAATTATTTCTCCAAACATCCAGAACTTTAATTTTGAGATTGTATAAAAATTACTGAGAGATCAAATATTCACTAACCAACTAATTGCTATTAATTTTGAGATCATTTAAAAGTTACTCagagatcatttaatagtttgtatgatagattaaatacaaaataaagggaaagagatatatttaaacttggtaaagttagagaaaggaagagtaaggacttaggaaatgtaaaatgtataaaaagtgaggatgatattgtcttggttaaagatgaaaacattaaagaaagatggtgaagttatttagtaagttgtttaatgaaaaccaaatagaaggtttaaacttacaattgtcaaatgaggaaaagagtaaaaatatgagattcattagcaaaattagagttaacgaaattaAGTTTACATTAAAAAGTATGAAAAATGGGATaactatgggaccagataacatctcaaatgaagtttggaaatgcttaggtgataacagaattatatggttaactaatttatttaatacagttataaaaactaagaaaatgtaatatgaatggaggaaaaacactttaatacctatatacaaaaataaaggagatattcaaaattgtaataactatcatggaattaaacttatgagttatgTTAGTCGTCctagcccgggagtatatagtccaaaGGGGgtggtgaatggactcttttcacgTATAttaaatttctctacaaaataaaaactcttggcaagattcaagtaattaaatcaaaatatataaaataaatcaagcacacaagacataaataaagagtatagggagagaaaaacTTAACACCagagatttaacgtggttcggcaccaagcctacgtccacgccttagcaccaagtcaaagattccacaatccactatgaatactccttcaccggtcgagccttacaactcgggtaccaaaccatacactcgggaacaaatccctaccacgctcaccaagagcctttagttcaccaagaaccttcactaAGTTTAGTTCACAAACAACCTTACAAGAAAATGCTTCACCGgatgatgctcctcaaatgaaataatatgaaatacaaaacaaacctcacacttaatctctcaagtaatgatttATACAAGATAAATGAACAAAAGAGAAATGAGCACTTGAAATGAAGAGCTAagatgcaaagtgcttaggttttggattgaaagatatttttcactaaatgcttgcaataataatcaaaaccatatTTAAACAAGTCTaaaaacttgtatttataggaaaaaaatgagctactagctgttttatggccgttgggggattatattaaaaaactattttgaaaactaactgtTTTTCTCCTGTTGGTGTTCTGTCACCATCctaaatcgtcaacggtttttctAGACTCTctaaaatcatcaacggtttctTGCATATGTCAACGATTACCCcaaattagaaaaagtcatcaacatgaaagttgtgggatgtTTTCCTTAGTTTTCCATAAACACCAAGATAGTcctatttggacttttctagcaaaagttatgccctaaaTACCGAAAAGTATTCAAGACCCAAGGTTGCACTACATTAAACGACGATTGCTtagtttttccttgtcaaaaagcctttTGATGACTTCAaatattcttggacaaaagtatataaaatatattaagtttaataAAGTTTAAttcttgtccaaatgagtttgcccttgaatatgaaatatcttattaaaaaaaacacatttgaaaaatcattttgatatcatatatacttatatgccttttaatgaaaatatactttactttttGTGAACCCttaggacataagactcattttaataaaatcgggaccaagtatgaaaatgattatgaaaccaagatgttgaaaacttgtccctttggaaaacaaaaatgagtttaggattcgtttaacaaactctttaattgttttatatttgaaaattgtaaatgtgagtttgtgacttaagtgaaaacttataaactcaagtgtcctaatatgcatatgcaattttgctcaactcttgctcagaaatcatgctaGAATCAaaaccacaagagttacaaaatacaTTACATCAAACACACACCCATTACATATAATTAAACAAAAAGCTTCCTTTGGTTGGGCTTGAATCCTTTCCAAGTGAGTGTCCATTTGATATTCCTATTTGAAAGtcaactcggtccgatctttgcctttgatctagtagTTCATGTACATGTACTTGTACTAACATAATTTACAAAGATGGAAGAACACTAGGAACGACATATATGTTAATataatcaaaacatataaaccatgatagtgtagTCATCAAGGCTAACATGTTACATGATGAAACTATAGGAAAGGGCAGTTGAAGAAATCAATTTTGTTTTAAGCCtcggagatctaccacagaagttatatatcttttaagaagattaataaaAAAGTTTAGGGAAATGAAAAgtgacttgcatatgatatttattgaccttgagaaaacatatgataggatacctagggaagttctatggtgagttttagaaaaaaaaataaaaaaaggtgtatgtagtaggtatactgatgtcattaaggacaTGTACGATGGAGTAACGATTGGTGTAAGGaatatagatggagaaactagagaatt
This Malania oleifera isolate guangnan ecotype guangnan chromosome 11, ASM2987363v1, whole genome shotgun sequence DNA region includes the following protein-coding sequences:
- the LOC131168492 gene encoding carbonic anhydrase 2-like, encoding MSSTASINRAWCPTPLSPAAPPHHKRSTFLLRPTASTANSSIPAGISTGSGRLSSSSSSASSSAAASPPPPSLIRDRPVIFASPSPIITPTLPPREEMGSAYEQAISGLKKLLSEKKELEGVATAKIAQITAELQTADSKSFNAVERFKTGFTHFKSQKYEKNPALFGELSKGQSPKFMVFACSDSRVCPSHVLDLQPGEAFVVRNIANMVPAYDQTKHSGVGAAIEYAVLHLKVSYIVVIGHSCCGGIKGLMSFPDNGSASTEFIENWVKICSPAKAKVKADYGDKPFPEQCTQCEKEAVNVSLGNLLTYPFVRDGLVKKTLALKGGYYDFVGGKFELWGLDFGLTPPLSVKDVATILHWKL